One window of Elusimicrobiaceae bacterium genomic DNA carries:
- a CDS encoding LemA family protein, translated as MIIWFIFGFMCAFVILCVLAYFKFLSLHKTIKRTWLRLDVSLKNRRDMLPNLSLIAAAFDQEDRSFSTELNHLKEKILFCNDIEKRIRCEEEISKHLRQLFTLACKSPDFKQDEHFQHIRKKLSSLEGRVQSCKKRYNSAVRDFNTLADIFPLNIIVNVLEFKRFSYFDFENSL; from the coding sequence ATGATTATTTGGTTTATCTTCGGATTTATGTGTGCATTTGTTATATTATGCGTGTTGGCATACTTTAAATTTTTGTCCTTACATAAAACCATCAAGCGAACGTGGCTGCGTTTGGACGTCAGTTTAAAAAATCGTCGGGACATGCTGCCCAATTTATCCTTAATTGCCGCCGCTTTTGACCAAGAAGACCGCTCTTTTTCAACGGAGCTGAACCATCTTAAAGAAAAAATTCTTTTTTGCAATGATATAGAAAAACGTATCCGTTGCGAGGAAGAAATTTCAAAACATTTGCGTCAATTATTTACCTTAGCCTGCAAATCACCTGACTTTAAACAAGACGAGCATTTCCAACACATACGCAAAAAATTATCCTCCTTAGAAGGGCGTGTGCAAAGTTGCAAAAAACGCTACAACAGCGCCGTAAGAGATTTTAATACGTTGGCAGATATTTTTCCGTTGAACATCATTGTCAATGTATTAGAATTTAAAAGATTTAGTTATTTTGATTTCGAAAACAGCCTATAA
- a CDS encoding M48 family metallopeptidase, translating into MNKILTTYDFIAQNKRRTWLLVLLFPLTFALLSYLFLFGIFSLQPDPNYLSEQEAAYYESVEEYPSTFQILVERTNKAAEHILPLLWLGAVLWLVISYFMGDMMIIKSIGGLEITRKDQPEIYCLVENLCIASGMPMPRVYIINDSSLNAFATGRDPYHASIALTKGIVQKLERAELEGVIAHELSHIQNRDIRLMLITVAGISFFTFLAEICFRMGLRSSLRSNSKNKGSTALFFLILGIFFAIYGYLIAPLIRLAISRTREYQADATAAYMTRNPAALARALQKISGDPRVEALDRRASMAAMCIANPLEKMGLFSVLSGLTATHPPISKRVKALQEMDGRRIA; encoded by the coding sequence ATGAATAAAATTTTAACTACCTATGATTTTATAGCGCAAAACAAGCGGCGCACATGGCTGCTTGTTTTGCTTTTTCCGCTGACTTTTGCTTTATTATCTTATCTTTTTTTATTCGGTATTTTTAGTTTGCAGCCTGACCCGAATTATCTTTCGGAGCAAGAGGCAGCCTATTATGAATCTGTGGAAGAATACCCCAGTACTTTTCAAATCCTTGTAGAGCGTACCAATAAAGCAGCAGAGCATATATTGCCCTTGCTTTGGCTGGGGGCCGTGCTGTGGTTAGTGATTTCCTATTTTATGGGCGATATGATGATTATCAAGAGTATCGGCGGTCTGGAAATTACGCGCAAGGACCAACCTGAAATATATTGCTTGGTAGAAAATCTGTGTATTGCCAGCGGTATGCCGATGCCACGTGTCTACATTATTAATGACTCCTCTCTCAATGCCTTTGCTACCGGCAGAGACCCATATCATGCTTCCATCGCGCTTACCAAGGGAATTGTGCAAAAATTAGAGCGCGCCGAACTGGAGGGAGTAATCGCCCATGAGTTGTCCCATATCCAAAACCGCGATATCCGCCTGATGCTCATTACCGTAGCAGGGATATCGTTCTTTACGTTTTTGGCGGAGATTTGTTTTCGTATGGGTTTAAGAAGTTCCCTCCGTTCCAACAGCAAAAACAAAGGATCGACGGCCTTATTCTTTTTAATATTAGGTATATTTTTTGCCATATACGGATATTTAATTGCTCCCCTGATTCGTTTGGCTATTTCCCGCACAAGGGAATATCAGGCCGATGCTACAGCGGCCTACATGACGCGCAACCCTGCCGCATTGGCACGCGCTTTACAAAAAATCAGTGGGGACCCGCGGGTAGAAGCCTTAGACCGCCGTGCCAGTATGGCGGCGATGTGTATTGCCAATCCGCTTGAGAAAATGGGCCTTTTTAGTGTTCTTTCCGGTTTAACGGCCACCCACCCGCCAATTTCCAAACGTGTCAAAGCCTTGCAAGAAATGGATGGTAGAAGGATTGCTTAA
- a CDS encoding LemA family protein, translated as MTGIGIAVIIIVVIGIYFVVTYNGFVTLRNRVKEAWSDIEVQMKRRYDLIPNLVETVKGYAAHESGTLEKVIQARNAAMAPHNSMAEVSKNENVLTGALKSVFALTENYPDLKANQNFMELQRELRDTEDKIQAARRFYNGNVLAYNTKTELFPSNMVATWFHFEKYEFFELSEDEQAARKAVDVKF; from the coding sequence ATGACAGGGATTGGAATAGCTGTAATTATTATTGTAGTGATCGGTATTTATTTTGTGGTGACATATAACGGTTTTGTGACGTTGAGAAACCGCGTAAAAGAGGCATGGAGTGATATTGAAGTACAAATGAAGCGCCGTTATGATTTGATTCCCAATTTGGTAGAAACGGTGAAAGGATATGCCGCGCATGAAAGCGGTACTTTGGAAAAAGTAATCCAGGCCCGTAATGCCGCTATGGCCCCGCATAACAGCATGGCCGAAGTATCCAAAAATGAAAATGTGTTAACGGGTGCTTTGAAATCAGTCTTTGCTTTGACGGAAAATTATCCCGATTTAAAAGCCAACCAAAACTTCATGGAATTGCAACGCGAATTGCGCGATACGGAAGACAAAATCCAAGCCGCCCGTCGCTTCTACAACGGTAATGTGCTTGCTTATAATACCAAGACGGAACTGTTCCCCAGCAATATGGTAGCTACGTGGTTTCACTTCGAAAAATATGAATTTTTTGAACTTTCCGAAGACGAACAAGCCGCCCGTAAGGCTGTGGATGTTAAATTTTAA
- a CDS encoding DUF1189 family protein gives MLMGFLQSFWFPCYHRFSRISAWKTALFALWLLLVGMLIFNVYFIVQTNKQLPVFLKSLPTISFADGEMTAPLTKLTLAVPKTQYQIILDTTATQPPSLQTFFDDKIMLFVSKSHFYVPSVAGLQAQSIAKEWNVNLTPQWFKEKEQDIKSVLQTVFFVVSFFVMLFFFLGSFCMAAAVIFLWQGFTQKRVPLSVRLRWAVFLQGPALALFALNLFISVPLFLFAVFILFMMYSQQIYNTLPE, from the coding sequence ATGTTGATGGGTTTTTTACAAAGTTTTTGGTTTCCGTGTTATCACCGTTTTTCGCGCATCAGCGCATGGAAGACGGCTCTGTTTGCTTTGTGGTTGCTATTGGTGGGCATGCTGATTTTTAATGTATATTTTATTGTCCAAACCAACAAACAATTACCTGTTTTTTTAAAGTCTTTACCCACTATTTCTTTTGCCGACGGAGAGATGACGGCCCCTTTAACCAAACTGACACTAGCCGTACCCAAAACACAGTATCAAATTATTTTGGATACAACGGCAACTCAGCCCCCCTCTTTGCAAACTTTTTTTGATGATAAAATCATGCTCTTTGTATCCAAAAGTCACTTTTACGTCCCTTCCGTAGCGGGCCTGCAGGCTCAATCCATTGCCAAAGAATGGAACGTCAATCTTACGCCCCAATGGTTTAAAGAAAAAGAGCAGGACATCAAGTCCGTCTTGCAAACTGTATTTTTTGTGGTTTCTTTTTTTGTTATGCTTTTCTTTTTCTTAGGCTCTTTTTGTATGGCGGCGGCGGTCATTTTCTTATGGCAGGGATTTACGCAAAAACGCGTACCGCTAAGCGTGCGCCTGCGGTGGGCGGTTTTTCTACAAGGGCCGGCATTGGCTTTGTTTGCACTTAATCTATTCATTTCCGTACCGCTGTTTTTGTTTGCCGTTTTTATTTTATTTATGATGTACAGTCAACAAATTTACAATACTTTACCCGAGTAA
- a CDS encoding 6-carboxytetrahydropterin synthase: MLLKIIRKFSSAHRLPHYDGPCYQLHGHTWKVVFLIEGEVQPNGMVHDFKVLKKLLDEQLPDHQYLNDLVENPTAENLAPYLFNKVRQVLQPLNLTLKSIELWENENAAAVFEG; this comes from the coding sequence ATGCTACTTAAAATCATTCGCAAATTCAGTTCTGCTCATCGTCTTCCGCATTATGACGGACCTTGTTATCAACTTCATGGGCATACATGGAAGGTGGTTTTTTTGATAGAAGGAGAAGTGCAACCTAATGGCATGGTGCACGATTTCAAAGTGCTAAAAAAATTGCTGGATGAGCAACTGCCCGACCATCAATACTTAAACGATTTGGTAGAAAACCCTACCGCCGAAAACTTGGCCCCTTATTTATTTAATAAGGTACGTCAAGTTTTGCAACCTTTAAATTTAACTTTAAAATCTATAGAATTGTGGGAAAATGAAAATGCAGCAGCCGTTTTTGAAGGTTAA
- a CDS encoding 7-carboxy-7-deazaguanine synthase QueE yields MQQPFLKVNEIFYSIQGEGPHSGMAAVFVRLAGCSMGCDFCDTKYAFAQGEMLSIAQIVQQMSQHPCRNAIITGGEPTEQDFAALAVALKKEGWTVHMESNGAQVADVSAIDFLVISPKKYVSQEMLKKAHAIKIVVGQQSDLQDLKSYFQYANERTAVCLQPESNLQENIDLCVKLIKQNPFLRLSLQMHKMAKIK; encoded by the coding sequence ATGCAGCAGCCGTTTTTGAAGGTTAACGAAATTTTTTATTCTATTCAAGGGGAAGGCCCCCATAGCGGTATGGCGGCGGTATTTGTACGCTTGGCCGGATGCAGTATGGGGTGTGATTTTTGTGATACCAAATACGCTTTTGCACAGGGAGAGATGCTAAGCATTGCTCAAATTGTGCAACAGATGAGCCAGCACCCCTGTCGCAATGCCATTATCACCGGCGGAGAACCGACTGAGCAAGATTTTGCCGCTTTGGCAGTTGCATTAAAAAAAGAAGGTTGGACCGTACACATGGAAAGCAACGGTGCGCAAGTAGCAGACGTCAGCGCCATTGATTTTTTGGTTATCTCACCTAAAAAATACGTTAGTCAAGAAATGTTAAAAAAAGCCCATGCCATCAAAATAGTGGTAGGCCAACAGAGTGACTTGCAAGATTTAAAAAGTTATTTTCAATATGCAAACGAGCGTACCGCCGTTTGCCTACAGCCCGAAAGCAATTTACAGGAGAACATTGACCTATGCGTAAAATTAATAAAGCAAAATCCGTTTCTAAGGCTCAGCCTACAAATGCACAAAATGGCAAAAATAAAATAG
- the folE gene encoding GTP cyclohydrolase I FolE, with protein sequence MRKINKAKSVSKAQPTNAQNGKNKIAKVSKEKILQNLREILAYIGDDPNREGLLETPQRILRSWDKLYGGYKQKPQDVLKTFTEGSCEEMVVLKDIEFYSTCEHHLQPFFGTISIGYLPKDRVLGISKLARLVEVFARRLQIQEKLVAEIADSLMQTLQPHGVMVVCKAKHMCISSRGIEKHNAVMVTSAIRGAFKKLEVRSEFLEMIK encoded by the coding sequence ATGCGTAAAATTAATAAAGCAAAATCCGTTTCTAAGGCTCAGCCTACAAATGCACAAAATGGCAAAAATAAAATAGCCAAAGTTTCTAAGGAAAAAATTTTACAAAACCTGCGCGAAATTTTGGCCTATATTGGAGATGACCCCAATAGAGAAGGCCTCTTAGAAACACCGCAACGCATTTTGCGCAGTTGGGACAAACTATACGGCGGATATAAACAAAAACCGCAAGACGTGCTTAAAACCTTTACCGAAGGTTCCTGCGAAGAAATGGTGGTGCTCAAAGACATTGAGTTTTACTCCACTTGCGAACATCATTTGCAGCCTTTCTTTGGCACGATCAGCATCGGCTACCTGCCCAAAGACCGCGTACTCGGTATCTCTAAGTTAGCACGCTTGGTGGAGGTGTTTGCTCGTCGGTTGCAAATTCAAGAAAAATTGGTGGCAGAAATTGCCGACAGTTTAATGCAAACCCTTCAACCGCATGGTGTCATGGTGGTTTGTAAGGCCAAACATATGTGCATCAGTTCTCGCGGTATTGAAAAACACAATGCCGTTATGGTGACCAGTGCCATTCGCGGTGCGTTTAAAAAGTTAGAAGTTCGCAGCGAATTTTTGGAAATGATTAAATAG
- the folP gene encoding dihydropteroate synthase: MTAKIMGIVNATPDSFYDGDPQNNLDKLLAKCRQHIEDGASILDIGGESTRPFATPVSAEEEIARTLELVKSARQMWPDILLSQDTYKIPVALESLKAGANMINDISGTPDPEMFKLVKDFGAHIVITHNRGNSQTMHEHTQYQDLIAEVKDFLAKKIEEALKVGLSMEQIIIDPGFGFAKTREQNYHLLAHCGEFKKLGARMLIGLSHKKFLSQPSEKPPKRKTQTLCAHFAALQAGANILRVHESKETQKVIHFFNELEANS, translated from the coding sequence ATGACTGCCAAAATCATGGGTATCGTTAATGCCACTCCGGATTCTTTTTATGACGGAGACCCGCAAAACAATTTAGACAAACTCTTAGCCAAATGCCGCCAACACATTGAAGACGGCGCCTCTATTTTGGATATCGGTGGAGAGTCCACCCGCCCTTTTGCCACCCCTGTATCGGCGGAAGAAGAAATTGCCCGCACCTTAGAGTTGGTCAAATCCGCGCGCCAAATGTGGCCGGATATCTTGCTATCACAAGACACTTACAAAATTCCCGTTGCTTTAGAATCTTTAAAAGCAGGGGCAAATATGATTAATGACATTAGCGGTACGCCGGATCCGGAGATGTTTAAATTGGTAAAAGACTTCGGCGCTCATATTGTGATTACACACAATCGCGGCAATAGTCAAACAATGCACGAACACACGCAATATCAAGATTTAATAGCAGAAGTAAAAGATTTTTTGGCAAAAAAGATAGAAGAAGCATTAAAAGTAGGATTGTCTATGGAACAAATCATCATAGATCCCGGCTTTGGTTTTGCCAAAACCAGAGAGCAAAATTACCATCTTTTAGCCCACTGTGGCGAATTTAAAAAATTAGGGGCAAGAATGTTAATTGGACTTTCACATAAAAAATTCTTAAGCCAGCCCTCTGAAAAACCCCCCAAACGCAAAACCCAAACTCTATGCGCTCATTTTGCTGCTTTGCAAGCAGGAGCGAACATTTTACGCGTACATGAATCTAAAGAAACCCAAAAAGTGATACACTTTTTTAATGAATTGGAGGCTAACTCATGA
- a CDS encoding 6-carboxytetrahydropterin synthase, with the protein MSKVYLTQAGSFHAKHSHDGTLAEPLHDHLFRYEATFYGDINEEYFLIDFRQISQLFKTELEKGLEGSDLTTFLPFPTAESLAIWIYNRVKAKMPKLYSIKVAEDVDRWVEYRGEE; encoded by the coding sequence ATGAGCAAAGTATATTTGACCCAAGCAGGCTCTTTCCATGCCAAACACAGCCATGACGGTACTTTGGCAGAACCTTTACATGATCATCTGTTCCGCTACGAAGCCACCTTTTACGGCGATATTAATGAAGAATATTTTTTAATTGATTTTCGTCAAATCAGCCAACTGTTTAAAACAGAATTGGAAAAAGGTTTAGAAGGATCTGATTTAACCACATTTTTACCTTTCCCTACTGCCGAAAGTTTAGCCATTTGGATTTACAATCGAGTCAAGGCCAAAATGCCCAAACTCTACAGCATAAAAGTGGCCGAAGACGTAGACCGTTGGGTAGAGTATAGAGGCGAGGAATAA
- the folK gene encoding 2-amino-4-hydroxy-6-hydroxymethyldihydropteridine diphosphokinase, with product MPQAVLALGSNQGNPKENLERAITALSALGTVKEVAPFILSEPEGYDAQPDFVNTVLILSTPYQPTDLLRKLKELETKLGRVPTFKNGPRVIDLDILFYDDQVIFDTDIMLFVPHPRLPQREFVLKPLSYILPDFIHPQLQKSVTQLYRELMRKKAKVTCKIL from the coding sequence ATGCCTCAAGCTGTTTTAGCACTTGGCAGCAATCAGGGCAACCCCAAAGAAAATTTGGAGCGTGCCATCACCGCTTTAAGCGCGTTAGGTACGGTGAAAGAGGTTGCCCCTTTTATTCTTTCAGAACCGGAAGGATACGATGCGCAACCGGATTTTGTAAATACCGTTCTTATTTTATCTACTCCTTATCAACCGACGGATTTACTAAGAAAACTAAAAGAACTAGAAACCAAATTAGGCCGCGTTCCCACGTTTAAAAACGGACCGCGCGTAATTGATTTGGATATTCTTTTTTATGATGATCAAGTAATTTTTGATACTGATATTATGCTCTTTGTGCCTCATCCGCGTTTACCACAAAGAGAGTTTGTTTTAAAACCACTTAGTTATATTTTGCCGGATTTTATACATCCTCAACTCCAAAAGAGTGTGACACAGTTGTACCGAGAGTTAATGCGAAAAAAAGCAAAAGTGACCTGTAAAATTTTGTAA
- a CDS encoding OmpA family protein, translating into MKKMLFLVVSILLLGACHSRKAEPGRVGNMYFSTVAFEVNGDEIKLSSYKFIDEAVKVYKKDPSVKIEVRGYTDASGSEKKNLALSKKRANKVANSLQIRGVPAENISAKGYGSANPIVSNNTPEGREQNRRVEIEFPYPLN; encoded by the coding sequence ATGAAAAAAATGCTGTTTTTGGTTGTAAGCATATTACTTTTAGGGGCCTGTCATTCCAGAAAAGCTGAACCGGGCCGCGTGGGGAATATGTATTTTTCAACGGTAGCGTTTGAAGTCAATGGAGATGAAATCAAATTATCTTCATACAAATTTATTGATGAAGCCGTAAAAGTATACAAAAAAGACCCGTCTGTCAAAATAGAAGTGCGCGGTTATACCGATGCCAGTGGCAGCGAAAAGAAAAACTTAGCATTATCTAAAAAAAGAGCCAATAAAGTGGCCAATTCTCTGCAAATTCGTGGAGTTCCGGCAGAAAACATTTCTGCCAAAGGCTATGGCTCAGCCAATCCGATTGTTTCCAACAATACACCGGAAGGCCGTGAGCAAAACCGCCGTGTGGAGATAGAATTTCCCTATCCCCTCAATTAA
- a CDS encoding OmpA family protein has protein sequence MKKVALLCAVAICLAACHCERRTTGTPCRKASCQAANVASQNAQKEAASKQTTSQKTAAEKKAATEKKTTAEKKAAVEKKAAEQASALNSVGNATYEGNMISLKFKEPIHFAYNSDKIAASSNKNLEATANILKKYPNNKVTVKGYTDSLGDPLYNIDLSQRRAQAVANALVERGVKAENVSAIGFGSANPIATNKTSVGRAQNRRVELQIEVK, from the coding sequence ATGAAAAAAGTAGCTTTACTTTGCGCAGTCGCTATCTGTTTAGCCGCCTGCCATTGTGAAAGAAGAACCACCGGCACCCCGTGTCGCAAAGCCTCCTGTCAGGCTGCTAACGTTGCCAGTCAGAATGCTCAAAAAGAAGCTGCCTCCAAGCAGACTACTTCTCAAAAAACGGCTGCTGAAAAAAAGGCCGCTACCGAAAAAAAGACCACTGCTGAAAAAAAGGCTGCTGTTGAAAAAAAGGCGGCTGAGCAAGCCTCTGCCTTAAACTCCGTAGGTAATGCCACTTACGAAGGGAACATGATTTCTTTGAAATTCAAAGAGCCTATCCACTTCGCTTACAATAGTGATAAAATTGCCGCTTCTTCCAACAAAAATTTAGAAGCCACCGCCAATATACTCAAAAAATATCCTAACAACAAAGTGACCGTAAAAGGATATACCGATTCTTTAGGCGATCCGCTGTATAACATTGACTTATCTCAGCGCAGAGCCCAAGCGGTAGCTAACGCTTTGGTAGAACGTGGTGTAAAGGCAGAAAATGTATCCGCCATCGGTTTTGGTTCTGCCAATCCCATAGCTACTAATAAAACCTCTGTCGGTCGCGCGCAAAACCGCCGTGTGGAACTGCAAATTGAAGTAAAATAG
- the era gene encoding GTPase Era, with the protein MTTQTENFHSGFAVLSGLPNAGKSTLLNALAGGLLSAVTDKPQTTRQNILAIIEGENFQVVFVDTPGYLRPRYKLQQTMAACVDRAVGEDADLVLLLIDASHPDLPAHQGLFEKISKVFCPVYLVLTKTDLVREASSLADLETEIKKSLPNVSKVFTVCAPKTEGVEELKAAVAQAMPVSPAYFPLGQWTDRWERFYAAEFIREQIFKLYKKEIPYSTQVEIEKFTEDLGDKNFIRAIIHVERESQKPILIGKGGASIAQLRQKAQQRIAEFLGRPYRLELQVVVSPDWRNDTKLLEKFGYIERDK; encoded by the coding sequence ATGACTACACAAACAGAAAATTTTCACAGCGGTTTTGCGGTACTTTCCGGTTTGCCCAATGCGGGTAAATCTACGCTACTTAATGCGTTGGCGGGGGGACTTTTGTCTGCCGTGACGGATAAACCGCAGACCACGCGCCAAAATATCTTGGCCATTATTGAAGGTGAAAATTTTCAAGTGGTGTTTGTCGATACGCCGGGGTATTTGCGCCCGCGCTATAAACTGCAGCAAACCATGGCCGCGTGTGTAGACCGCGCCGTCGGGGAAGATGCGGATTTGGTGCTTCTTTTGATAGATGCCTCCCATCCGGATTTGCCCGCCCATCAGGGATTATTTGAAAAAATTTCTAAAGTGTTTTGTCCTGTTTATTTGGTGCTGACCAAAACGGATTTGGTCCGGGAAGCCTCCTCTTTGGCTGATTTGGAAACGGAAATCAAAAAATCTCTGCCCAATGTTTCTAAAGTGTTTACGGTGTGTGCGCCGAAAACCGAAGGGGTGGAAGAGTTAAAAGCAGCCGTCGCGCAGGCTATGCCTGTGAGCCCTGCTTATTTTCCGCTGGGGCAATGGACGGACCGTTGGGAACGGTTTTACGCGGCGGAATTTATCCGAGAGCAAATTTTTAAACTTTACAAAAAGGAAATCCCTTACAGCACTCAAGTGGAAATAGAGAAATTTACCGAGGACTTGGGTGATAAAAATTTTATCCGCGCTATTATTCATGTAGAGCGCGAAAGCCAAAAACCCATTCTCATCGGCAAAGGCGGTGCCTCTATTGCGCAGTTGCGCCAAAAGGCACAACAAAGAATTGCTGAATTTTTAGGCCGTCCGTACCGCTTGGAATTGCAGGTAGTGGTCAGCCCCGATTGGCGAAATGACACCAAACTGCTCGAAAAGTTTGGCTATATCGAAAGAGATAAATAA
- a CDS encoding redox-sensing transcriptional repressor Rex: MSQISAKNSISKQTIRRLPQYLRVFYDLHAYGRSLVSSTDLAAEIHLLPIVIKKDLQAVGAPTKLRAGFKVAGTIEAIENFLGWDNLNKAFLVGTGNLGSALLGFSGFQNHGLEIVAAFDTNPEMVGQEIHGVHIYHTAQLKSVIKSKKLKIAVLTVPDSVVQGITDTLVECGIKAIWNFAPVKLSVPEGVAVQQEDIAAGLAELCAKLKSN, encoded by the coding sequence ATGAGCCAAATTTCAGCCAAAAATTCTATTAGTAAACAAACTATTCGTCGTTTGCCGCAGTATTTGCGCGTATTTTATGACTTGCATGCTTATGGACGTTCTTTGGTATCCTCTACCGACTTGGCTGCCGAAATACACTTATTGCCTATTGTGATTAAAAAAGACCTTCAAGCGGTGGGCGCACCGACGAAATTAAGAGCCGGATTTAAGGTGGCCGGAACCATAGAGGCTATTGAGAATTTTTTAGGTTGGGATAACTTGAACAAGGCTTTTTTAGTCGGTACGGGGAATTTAGGCTCGGCATTGCTCGGATTTTCCGGATTTCAAAATCACGGACTTGAAATTGTAGCTGCTTTTGATACCAACCCCGAAATGGTGGGACAAGAAATACATGGCGTACATATTTACCATACGGCTCAGTTGAAAAGTGTCATTAAATCAAAAAAATTAAAAATAGCCGTTCTTACCGTTCCTGATTCGGTGGTACAAGGTATCACAGATACATTGGTGGAATGTGGCATAAAGGCCATTTGGAATTTTGCTCCTGTTAAACTTTCCGTACCCGAAGGGGTAGCCGTCCAACAAGAAGATATCGCCGCAGGGCTGGCAGAATTATGCGCAAAATTAAAAAGTAATTAA